From the Thermoplasmata archaeon genome, one window contains:
- the acs gene encoding acetate--CoA ligase yields the protein MVVPNTTIDSLLKEKEQYPPPASFRKVAWVHDNQFARDAAKDTERFWSERAKEFDWSRPWSTLLEWKLPFARWFVGGTINVSQNCVDRHAVSARRNKAAIVWEGEPGEKRVLTYAMLSREVNRFANVLKGLDVKRGDRVTIYMPMIPELPIAMLACARIGAIHSVIFGGFSAKAIHDRVEDAESEVVVTADGGYRRGKIVPLKRTVDEAVADLPVVRHVVVYARTKEAVPMQAGRDIGWEEAVAKADPRCDPEPMEATDPLFVLYTSGTTGKPKGVLHSTGGYLVGVATTHRLIFDIKEDDLYWCTADIGWVTGHSYIVYGPLANGATTFMYEGAPDWPHPDRLWSLIQEYGITILYTAPTAIRAFMRWGDEWPKKHDLSSLRLLGTVGEPINPEAWRWYHKAIGGGRCPIVDTWWQTETGMILITPLPGVTTTKPGSATFPFPGIEAEVVDDKGQPVGVNKGGYLVISKPWPAMLMTLYKDPERYRQVYWSQIPGKYFTGDGARIDEDGYFWLMGRIDDVINVAGHRIGTMEVESALVSHAKVAEAAVVGKPHPLKGQALVAYVVLKSGYKRSDALREDLRRHVRSAIGSIAVPDEIYITEKLPKTRSGKIMRRVIRSVVSGQEIGDTTTLEDPGAVDEVRKWLEAVEGKVA from the coding sequence ATGGTCGTCCCGAACACAACCATCGACAGCCTGCTGAAGGAGAAGGAACAGTACCCGCCACCTGCGTCGTTCCGCAAGGTCGCCTGGGTCCACGACAATCAGTTTGCGCGGGACGCCGCAAAGGACACGGAGCGGTTCTGGAGCGAGCGCGCGAAGGAATTTGATTGGTCGAGGCCGTGGTCGACCCTTCTCGAGTGGAAGCTGCCGTTCGCGCGGTGGTTCGTCGGCGGGACGATCAACGTGTCGCAGAACTGCGTCGATCGCCACGCAGTCTCGGCCCGGCGGAACAAGGCCGCGATCGTGTGGGAGGGCGAACCGGGGGAGAAGCGCGTCCTCACGTACGCGATGCTGTCGCGCGAGGTGAACCGCTTCGCGAACGTCCTGAAAGGCCTCGACGTCAAGCGCGGGGACCGGGTGACGATCTACATGCCGATGATCCCCGAGCTCCCGATTGCGATGTTGGCGTGCGCGAGGATCGGCGCGATTCACAGCGTGATCTTCGGCGGGTTCAGCGCGAAGGCGATCCACGACCGCGTCGAGGACGCGGAGAGCGAGGTCGTCGTGACGGCGGACGGCGGCTATCGACGGGGCAAGATCGTGCCGCTGAAGCGGACGGTGGACGAGGCGGTCGCCGACCTCCCGGTCGTGCGCCACGTGGTCGTCTACGCGCGGACGAAGGAGGCGGTCCCCATGCAGGCGGGCCGGGACATCGGGTGGGAGGAGGCGGTCGCGAAGGCGGACCCACGGTGCGACCCCGAGCCGATGGAGGCGACGGACCCGCTCTTCGTCCTCTACACGTCCGGCACGACGGGCAAGCCGAAAGGAGTGTTGCACTCGACCGGCGGGTACCTCGTCGGCGTCGCCACGACGCACCGGCTGATCTTCGACATCAAGGAGGACGATTTGTACTGGTGCACCGCCGACATCGGGTGGGTGACCGGTCACTCGTACATCGTCTACGGGCCCCTCGCGAACGGCGCCACGACGTTCATGTACGAAGGGGCTCCCGACTGGCCCCATCCCGACCGCTTGTGGTCCCTCATCCAGGAGTACGGGATCACCATCCTCTACACCGCGCCGACCGCGATCCGCGCGTTCATGCGCTGGGGCGACGAGTGGCCGAAGAAGCACGACCTCTCGAGCCTCCGCCTCCTCGGGACCGTCGGGGAGCCGATCAACCCGGAGGCGTGGCGCTGGTACCACAAGGCGATCGGCGGCGGCCGCTGTCCGATCGTCGACACGTGGTGGCAGACGGAGACCGGCATGATCCTCATCACGCCGCTTCCCGGCGTCACGACGACGAAGCCCGGGTCCGCGACGTTCCCGTTCCCCGGGATCGAGGCGGAGGTCGTCGACGACAAGGGCCAGCCCGTCGGGGTGAACAAGGGCGGGTACCTGGTCATCTCGAAACCTTGGCCCGCGATGCTCATGACGCTGTACAAGGACCCGGAACGGTATCGCCAGGTCTACTGGTCCCAGATCCCCGGGAAGTACTTCACGGGGGACGGCGCGCGGATCGACGAGGACGGGTACTTCTGGCTGATGGGCCGCATCGACGACGTGATCAACGTCGCGGGGCACCGGATCGGGACGATGGAGGTCGAATCCGCCCTCGTGAGCCACGCGAAGGTCGCCGAGGCGGCGGTCGTCGGGAAGCCGCATCCGCTGAAAGGCCAAGCGCTCGTCGCGTACGTCGTGCTGAAGTCCGGATACAAGCGATCCGATGCGTTGCGCGAGGACCTGCGAAGGCACGTCCGCTCCGCGATTGGCTCGATCGCGGTCCCGGACGAGATCTACATCACGGAGAAGCTCCCGAAGACTCGGAGCGGGAAGATCATGCGCCGCGTCATCCGGTCCGTGGTGTCGGGCCAGGAGATCGGCGACACGACGACGCTCGAGGACCCCGGAGCCGTCGACGAAGTCCGGAAGTGGCTCGAAGCGGTCGAGGGCAAGGTCGCCTGA
- a CDS encoding VOC family protein, whose product MRFEFEYTGLRVRDLDAAIDFFTKVLEMKLEARVKADWNKGEFANLWSPDRRHKLELSRYEADSPVAGPFREGDELDHLGFGVDDFDAALRRLEAAGYKPALGPFHEGVWHIAFVPVVEGIWLDVYHVDAPKQAKRKRPKRTGKRRKR is encoded by the coding sequence ATGCGTTTCGAGTTCGAGTACACCGGCCTGCGCGTCCGGGACCTCGACGCAGCGATCGACTTCTTCACGAAGGTCCTCGAGATGAAGCTGGAAGCGCGGGTCAAGGCGGACTGGAACAAGGGGGAATTCGCGAACCTCTGGAGCCCGGACCGCAGGCACAAACTCGAGTTGAGCCGGTACGAGGCGGACAGTCCCGTGGCGGGTCCCTTCCGCGAAGGCGACGAACTCGACCATCTCGGATTCGGGGTCGACGATTTCGACGCGGCCTTGCGGCGGTTGGAGGCCGCCGGCTACAAGCCGGCCCTCGGCCCGTTCCATGAAGGCGTCTGGCATATCGCGTTCGTGCCGGTCGTCGAAGGGATCTGGCTCGACGTATACCACGTCGATGCGCCGAAACAGGCCAAGCGAAAGCGTCCGAAGCGGACCGGGAAGCGCCGGAAACGCTGA
- a CDS encoding ABC transporter permease yields MRAKIREALYIGLFDALPLLRDPMLLVVISLFSFLPVIFIFVFANQASAVQSLIGAIVLTFSFTGLFASQSVYFNKQWFRFQDMFVASRVSPASYALGLSVSGLVVALPSVVVALSILILSGVASVVGILLVIATSAILWIGLVFVGFAIGATTKNARRANSIPQVLSIALGFLPPVYYPLDRLQSFPIAQALAMLIPTTHAAQLSKYYLGLISMPGWQVGVGWAYLLGFAALMGVFASRRAHWVDP; encoded by the coding sequence TTGAGAGCGAAGATACGTGAGGCGTTGTACATCGGGCTGTTCGACGCGCTGCCGCTCCTGCGGGACCCGATGCTTCTCGTCGTGATCAGCCTCTTCTCCTTCCTGCCGGTCATCTTCATCTTCGTATTCGCGAACCAGGCGTCCGCCGTGCAGTCGCTCATCGGGGCGATCGTCCTCACCTTCTCCTTCACCGGGCTCTTCGCCTCGCAGAGCGTGTACTTCAACAAGCAATGGTTCCGCTTCCAGGACATGTTCGTCGCGTCGAGAGTGTCGCCGGCGTCCTATGCGCTCGGGCTGTCCGTGAGCGGACTCGTCGTTGCCTTGCCATCCGTCGTCGTCGCGCTCAGCATCCTGATCCTGTCGGGAGTCGCCAGCGTCGTCGGGATCCTCTTGGTCATCGCGACGTCCGCCATCCTGTGGATCGGACTCGTCTTCGTCGGCTTCGCGATCGGCGCCACCACGAAGAACGCGCGCCGGGCGAACTCGATCCCCCAGGTGCTCAGCATCGCTCTCGGCTTCCTCCCTCCGGTGTACTATCCGCTCGACCGGTTGCAGTCGTTTCCCATCGCACAGGCCCTCGCGATGCTCATCCCGACGACCCACGCCGCGCAACTCTCGAAGTACTACCTGGGGCTCATCTCGATGCCCGGGTGGCAAGTCGGGGTTGGGTGGGCGTACCTCCTCGGCTTCGCGGCGCTGATGGGCGTCTTCGCTTCGCGTCGCGCGCACTGGGTCGACCCGTAG
- a CDS encoding ABC transporter ATP-binding protein: protein MAVIEVEGLGKTYPGGTKALEDVSFSIQKGEIFCLLGRNGAGKTTLLRILATQLKPTLGRASVLGHDVLSEPKAIRPHIAVVPQEARPQMLLSAYDHIYYMCLIRGRSREDARARTRKVMDDLGLWENRDTLNAELSGGLRQRVIIAMAMVADPEVFFLDEPTIGLDPLGRRSVWAMLRDLTKRGTTILLTTHYLDEAEMLADHLLIVDKGRTAFLGTVEAAKGDTGIGMRVIVEPTSGNGAEREILVPRSDEEILAIVERGLREKRRVTFKPASLEEAFIKIVGGSIESEDT from the coding sequence ATGGCGGTCATCGAGGTCGAAGGGCTCGGGAAGACGTACCCGGGCGGAACGAAAGCCCTCGAAGACGTCTCGTTCTCAATCCAGAAGGGCGAGATCTTCTGCCTCCTCGGTCGGAACGGCGCCGGCAAGACGACGCTGCTGCGGATCCTGGCGACGCAACTCAAGCCGACGCTCGGCCGTGCGTCCGTCCTCGGCCACGACGTCCTGTCGGAGCCGAAGGCGATCCGGCCGCACATCGCCGTCGTCCCGCAGGAGGCGCGGCCCCAGATGCTCCTCTCGGCGTACGACCACATCTACTACATGTGCCTCATCCGGGGCCGGTCCCGCGAGGACGCCCGCGCACGGACGCGGAAGGTCATGGACGACCTCGGGTTGTGGGAGAACCGCGACACGCTCAACGCCGAGCTGTCCGGCGGACTCCGGCAACGCGTGATCATCGCGATGGCGATGGTCGCCGACCCCGAGGTGTTCTTCCTGGACGAGCCGACGATCGGACTCGATCCCCTCGGCCGGCGGTCCGTGTGGGCCATGCTCCGCGACCTGACGAAGCGGGGCACCACGATCCTCCTGACGACCCACTACCTCGACGAGGCCGAGATGCTCGCGGACCATCTGCTGATCGTCGACAAGGGACGCACCGCGTTCCTCGGGACGGTCGAGGCGGCGAAGGGAGACACGGGGATCGGCATGCGCGTCATCGTGGAGCCAACCTCGGGCAACGGGGCCGAGCGGGAGATCCTCGTCCCACGATCGGACGAAGAGATCCTGGCCATCGTCGAGCGCGGGCTGCGCGAGAAGCGCAGGGTGACGTTCAAGCCGGCGAGCCTCGAGGAGGCGTTCATCAAGATCGTGGGGGGATCGATTGAGAGCGAAGATACGTGA
- a CDS encoding succinate dehydrogenase/fumarate reductase flavoprotein subunit, which produces MERATYDIVVVGGGAAGLRAAIAAAEENPDLSIGLVSKVYPMRSHTVSAEGGTAAVLRDYDSFDLHALDTIKGSDFLADQDAVEFFVAKCPEEVIRLEHWGCPWSRDPDGRVSQRAFGGMSVKRTVFAADKVGFHILHTLFQTSMKYPQIERFDEYFVTSLIVDGGACVGVTAIDLRGGRMVAIGAKATVLATGGCGRVYEFTTNGFIKTGDGMALAYRVGVPLKDMEMVQFHPTCLPGTGILITEAARGEGGYLINKEGERYMQRYLPGKMELGPRDILSRAMIQEMKAGRAFDGPYGQYLGLDLRHLGEETINTNLPMVRELAEKYMGLDPIHEPIPVRPGQHYMMGGVSANTRGETNVPGLYAVGETACVSINGANRLGSNSLSECLVFGAWTGRAVAEYTKQRTRYPSTSAARTALKVEEARVFDGLLGRERGKETVAGIRVEMQQLMDRDVGIFREDARLSDACGKLAKLRERFALVGLADKDRVFNTELTAVLELDFMLDVAATIAHSALGRRESRGAHSRSDHPNRDDANYLKHTLAFRTDGAPRIDYAPVTITKWQPVERKY; this is translated from the coding sequence GTGGAACGGGCCACGTACGACATCGTCGTGGTCGGTGGCGGGGCCGCGGGATTGCGGGCGGCGATCGCCGCGGCCGAGGAGAACCCCGACCTGTCGATCGGCCTCGTCTCGAAGGTCTACCCGATGCGGAGCCACACCGTATCCGCCGAGGGAGGCACGGCGGCCGTCCTGCGGGACTACGACTCCTTCGACCTCCACGCCCTCGACACGATCAAAGGCTCCGACTTCCTCGCGGACCAGGACGCGGTCGAGTTCTTCGTCGCGAAGTGTCCCGAGGAGGTCATCCGGCTCGAGCACTGGGGTTGCCCGTGGTCTCGGGATCCCGACGGCCGCGTGAGCCAGCGGGCGTTCGGCGGCATGTCCGTCAAGCGGACCGTGTTCGCGGCGGACAAGGTGGGATTCCACATCCTCCACACGCTCTTCCAGACGTCGATGAAGTACCCGCAGATCGAGCGGTTCGACGAGTACTTCGTCACGTCGCTGATCGTCGACGGCGGCGCATGCGTCGGCGTGACGGCGATCGATCTCCGAGGCGGGCGGATGGTCGCGATCGGCGCGAAGGCGACCGTCCTCGCGACGGGCGGGTGCGGCCGCGTCTACGAATTCACGACGAACGGGTTCATCAAGACGGGGGACGGCATGGCGCTCGCCTACCGGGTCGGGGTGCCGCTGAAGGACATGGAGATGGTCCAGTTCCATCCGACGTGCCTCCCGGGCACGGGCATCCTGATCACCGAGGCGGCGCGGGGCGAGGGCGGCTACCTCATCAACAAGGAGGGCGAGCGATACATGCAGCGCTACCTCCCGGGGAAGATGGAGCTCGGGCCGCGGGACATCCTCTCGCGCGCGATGATCCAGGAGATGAAGGCGGGCCGGGCGTTCGACGGCCCGTACGGCCAGTACCTGGGCCTCGATCTGCGGCACCTGGGGGAGGAGACGATCAACACCAACCTCCCGATGGTCCGCGAGCTCGCGGAGAAGTACATGGGCCTCGATCCGATCCACGAGCCCATCCCGGTCCGGCCGGGCCAGCACTACATGATGGGGGGCGTGTCGGCGAACACGCGAGGCGAGACGAACGTCCCCGGCCTCTATGCGGTCGGCGAGACGGCGTGCGTGTCGATCAACGGGGCGAACCGGCTCGGCTCGAACAGCCTCAGCGAGTGCCTCGTCTTCGGCGCATGGACCGGGCGGGCGGTCGCCGAGTACACGAAGCAACGCACCCGCTATCCGAGCACCTCGGCCGCGCGCACGGCGCTAAAGGTGGAAGAGGCGCGGGTCTTCGATGGCCTCCTGGGCCGGGAGCGCGGGAAGGAGACCGTCGCCGGGATCCGCGTGGAGATGCAGCAGCTCATGGACCGGGACGTCGGGATCTTCCGGGAGGACGCCCGCTTGAGCGACGCCTGCGGAAAGCTCGCGAAACTGCGCGAACGCTTCGCCCTCGTCGGCCTCGCGGACAAAGACCGCGTGTTCAACACGGAACTCACGGCGGTCCTGGAGCTCGACTTCATGCTCGACGTCGCGGCGACGATCGCGCACAGCGCGCTGGGCCGGCGGGAGTCGCGGGGCGCACACAGCCGTTCGGACCACCCGAACCGCGACGATGCGAACTACCTCAAGCACACGCTCGCCTTCCGCACGGACGGCGCGCCGCGGATCGACTACGCGCCCGTCACGATCACGAAGTGGCAGCCCGTCGAGAGGAAGTACTGA
- the sdhB gene encoding succinate dehydrogenase iron-sulfur subunit, translating into MPDADVVFRVKRYRPASDSRPRYQEYRIPYRDDMVVLDGLNYIKDHVDPTLAFRWSCRMGICGSCGADVNGHPKLTCGTYVREYRRGVVTVDPLANFPIIKDLVVDFDDFLNKLASVTPYIVREEEGDLKHEYVQYPEDVEAYRQQSLCINCMLCYAACPVFGASPGFVGPAASALALRYIRDTRDEGADARLARLNTKSGVWECTFVGECSVACPKGVDPAAAIQTLKFLATTRHMRRLLMPKSVPR; encoded by the coding sequence ATGCCCGACGCCGACGTCGTGTTCCGCGTGAAGCGGTATCGGCCGGCCTCGGATTCCCGGCCGAGGTACCAGGAGTACCGCATCCCGTATCGGGACGACATGGTCGTCTTGGACGGGCTGAACTACATCAAGGACCACGTCGACCCGACCCTCGCGTTCCGGTGGTCGTGCCGCATGGGGATCTGCGGCTCCTGCGGCGCGGACGTGAACGGTCACCCCAAGCTGACGTGCGGCACCTACGTGCGGGAGTACCGCCGCGGCGTCGTGACGGTCGACCCGCTCGCGAACTTCCCGATCATCAAGGACCTCGTCGTCGACTTCGACGACTTCCTCAACAAGCTCGCCTCCGTCACGCCGTACATCGTCCGCGAGGAGGAGGGCGACCTCAAGCACGAATACGTCCAGTATCCGGAGGACGTGGAGGCGTATCGCCAGCAGAGCCTGTGCATCAACTGCATGCTCTGCTACGCTGCGTGCCCGGTCTTCGGCGCGAGCCCCGGATTCGTCGGACCCGCCGCGTCGGCGCTCGCCCTGCGGTACATCCGGGACACGCGGGACGAAGGGGCGGACGCCCGCCTTGCACGTCTGAACACGAAGTCGGGCGTGTGGGAGTGCACCTTCGTCGGCGAGTGCTCCGTCGCTTGCCCGAAGGGCGTCGACCCCGCGGCCGCGATCCAGACGCTCAAGTTCCTCGCGACGACGCGGCACATGCGGCGGCTGCTCATGCCCAAGTCCGTTCCGAGGTGA
- the frdD gene encoding fumarate reductase subunit FrdD has translation MAEEVSAVRDTTAWSPGRETVHADMPEAEPEVVVEPLFWGLFSLGGFITAFLFPVTLFLLFFAAPFGLWPTDSASYAAFSALWQGPLVRVYFFVLIGGSLFHGTHRLKFMLVDAGVRSPGAEAALDVILNAVAILGSLGALYYAVRGWLF, from the coding sequence ATGGCCGAGGAGGTCTCGGCGGTCCGAGACACGACGGCATGGAGTCCCGGCCGCGAGACCGTCCACGCGGACATGCCCGAAGCGGAGCCCGAGGTCGTCGTAGAGCCGCTGTTCTGGGGCCTCTTCTCCCTCGGCGGCTTCATCACCGCGTTCCTCTTCCCCGTGACCCTCTTCCTGCTGTTCTTCGCCGCACCGTTCGGTTTGTGGCCGACCGATTCGGCCTCGTACGCCGCGTTCTCGGCGCTGTGGCAGGGCCCGTTGGTCCGGGTGTACTTCTTCGTCCTGATCGGCGGCTCCCTGTTCCACGGGACCCACCGGCTCAAGTTCATGCTCGTCGACGCCGGCGTGAGGAGCCCCGGCGCGGAGGCGGCCCTGGACGTCATCTTGAACGCGGTCGCGATCCTCGGGAGCCTCGGCGCCCTCTACTACGCGGTGCGCGGCTGGCTTTTCTAG
- a CDS encoding LSM domain-containing protein, translating into MVMPLNVLEKSINKRVQLLLKDNRILEGKLVGYDDYMNMVLEDTEETKEDNVRRVGTVVLRGNNVVTIVPK; encoded by the coding sequence ATGGTGATGCCTCTCAACGTTCTTGAAAAATCCATCAACAAGCGCGTTCAGCTTCTCCTCAAGGACAACCGAATTCTCGAAGGCAAGCTCGTCGGCTACGACGACTACATGAACATGGTCCTCGAGGACACCGAGGAGACGAAAGAAGACAACGTCCGGCGGGTCGGGACCGTCGTGCTGCGCGGGAACAACGTCGTCACGATCGTGCCGAAGTGA
- a CDS encoding NDP-sugar synthase, whose protein sequence is MQLVIIAGGLGTRLRPLTLYRPKALIPLVDRPQIAHILEALPASCDEVIVAVNYMFEQVRDFFRMRQFGVDVRVVDEPMPLGTAGAIKNVQRHLHGPFAVYNGDVVDTIDFDRLVKAHETGGGIGTIAVWPTADVSAYGVVAIEKGRVVQFVEKPAKGEAPSNLVNAGRYVFEPDVFDFIEGGRAVSLEREVFPRLIPRGLTAFRYEGFWSDAGTLPSYLNAQRLLLEAGRAKISGDADVASGKLLPPVYAGPGTFVEGRVGPYVVMGKACRIGRATVRNATLLEGVSVDDKADVVDSIAGAGAAIGEGAHVRDSILADGAQVPPYATVVDERVTA, encoded by the coding sequence ATGCAGCTCGTGATTATCGCCGGAGGCCTCGGGACCCGGCTCCGTCCGCTCACCCTGTATCGGCCGAAGGCGCTGATCCCGCTCGTCGACCGCCCGCAGATCGCGCACATCCTGGAGGCGTTGCCGGCCTCGTGCGACGAGGTGATCGTCGCGGTCAACTACATGTTCGAACAAGTGCGGGACTTCTTCCGGATGCGGCAGTTCGGCGTGGACGTTCGCGTCGTCGACGAGCCGATGCCGCTCGGCACCGCCGGGGCGATCAAGAACGTGCAACGACACCTCCACGGTCCCTTCGCCGTCTACAACGGCGACGTCGTCGACACGATCGATTTCGATCGGCTCGTCAAGGCCCACGAGACGGGCGGCGGCATCGGGACGATCGCCGTGTGGCCCACGGCCGACGTGTCCGCGTACGGCGTCGTCGCGATCGAGAAAGGCCGCGTCGTTCAGTTCGTCGAGAAACCCGCGAAGGGCGAGGCGCCGAGCAATCTGGTGAACGCGGGACGATACGTGTTCGAGCCCGACGTGTTCGATTTCATCGAGGGGGGCCGCGCCGTTTCCTTGGAGCGAGAGGTGTTCCCCCGGCTCATTCCGCGCGGGCTCACGGCGTTCCGGTACGAGGGGTTCTGGTCCGACGCGGGCACCCTGCCGAGTTACCTGAACGCGCAGCGCCTCCTGCTCGAGGCGGGCCGCGCGAAGATCTCCGGGGATGCGGACGTCGCATCGGGGAAACTGCTTCCGCCCGTGTATGCGGGCCCGGGGACCTTCGTCGAGGGGCGCGTCGGGCCGTACGTCGTCATGGGCAAGGCGTGCCGGATCGGGCGAGCGACCGTCCGGAACGCGACGCTCTTGGAAGGCGTGAGCGTGGACGACAAGGCGGACGTCGTCGACTCGATCGCCGGAGCGGGCGCGGCGATCGGCGAGGGCGCCCACGTGCGCGACTCGATCCTCGCCGACGGGGCCCAGGTGCCGCCCTACGCGACGGTCGTGGACGAACGGGTGACCGCGTGA
- the glmM gene encoding phosphoglucosamine mutase produces the protein MTRLFGTNGIRGVVGQEMTADLAVKVGHAAGTFFEGGPVALARDPRLSGPMLARAGASGLMSAGCDVIDLGVVPTPCAQYYVAKSGRLKGALVVTASHNPREFNGLKAIDARGMEMRREDEESIESILSEGRYRIAAWSDVGSIRPDDSAPERYLDGIRAMVDVESIRERGPTVVVDPGNGAGCITTPYLARDLGCRVISLNGQADGAFPGRMPEPTAEHLDHLLRVVSETHADLGVAHDGDADRAVFVDDRGAFVEGDKSLALLARAAIRAHGGTVVTPVSTSSLIDDVVKGEGGTVVRTRVGSPIVARTMFETGAAFGGEENGGVIFPEHQFCRDGAMALAKMLELLAKEGKPLSELVAALPRYHIKKANVPVPVEERDAVLTALVGLAKGRSVDTTDGVKIREADGSVLVRPSGTEPIFRVYAEARTLARADALAAEGVELIRNALGQGKRTQ, from the coding sequence GTGACCCGGCTGTTCGGCACGAACGGGATCCGGGGCGTCGTCGGACAGGAAATGACGGCGGACCTCGCAGTCAAGGTCGGTCACGCCGCCGGCACGTTCTTTGAGGGGGGTCCCGTCGCCCTCGCGCGCGACCCCCGCCTCTCCGGGCCGATGCTCGCCCGCGCCGGTGCGTCCGGGCTGATGTCCGCGGGCTGCGACGTGATCGACCTCGGCGTCGTCCCGACGCCCTGCGCACAGTATTACGTCGCGAAGTCGGGTCGCCTCAAGGGGGCACTCGTCGTCACCGCGTCCCACAACCCCCGGGAGTTCAACGGCCTGAAAGCGATCGATGCACGCGGGATGGAGATGCGGCGCGAGGACGAGGAGTCGATCGAGTCGATCCTGTCGGAGGGTCGCTACCGGATCGCGGCGTGGTCCGACGTCGGCTCGATCCGGCCGGACGACTCGGCGCCGGAGCGCTACCTCGACGGGATCCGCGCGATGGTCGACGTCGAATCGATCCGCGAGCGCGGCCCGACGGTCGTGGTGGACCCGGGGAACGGCGCGGGGTGCATCACGACCCCGTACCTCGCGCGCGACCTAGGATGCCGCGTGATCTCCCTGAACGGCCAGGCGGACGGCGCATTCCCGGGTCGGATGCCCGAGCCGACCGCGGAGCATTTGGACCACCTCTTGCGCGTCGTGTCCGAGACGCACGCGGACCTCGGCGTGGCCCATGACGGCGACGCGGACCGAGCGGTGTTCGTCGACGATCGCGGAGCGTTCGTCGAGGGAGACAAGAGCCTCGCGCTCCTCGCGCGGGCCGCGATTCGCGCGCACGGCGGGACCGTGGTGACGCCCGTCAGCACGTCGAGCCTGATCGACGACGTCGTCAAGGGAGAGGGCGGCACGGTCGTGCGGACGCGGGTCGGTTCGCCGATCGTCGCGCGGACGATGTTCGAGACCGGCGCGGCGTTCGGCGGCGAGGAGAACGGCGGGGTGATCTTCCCCGAGCACCAGTTCTGTCGGGACGGCGCGATGGCGCTGGCGAAGATGCTTGAGCTCCTGGCGAAAGAGGGCAAACCCCTCTCGGAGCTCGTGGCGGCGTTGCCGCGATATCACATCAAGAAGGCGAACGTCCCCGTGCCGGTCGAGGAGCGCGACGCGGTCCTGACGGCGCTCGTCGGGCTCGCGAAAGGCCGATCCGTCGACACGACGGATGGTGTGAAGATCCGCGAGGCGGACGGCTCGGTCCTCGTCCGGCCTTCGGGGACGGAGCCGATCTTCCGCGTGTACGCGGAGGCCCGCACGCTGGCTCGGGCGGACGCGCTCGCCGCGGAAGGCGTTGAGCTCATCCGGAACGCGCTAGGCCAGGGGAAGCGGACCCAGTGA
- a CDS encoding DUF92 domain-containing protein, with product MPMDFASSVAISTLLTGVLSSLAYWKRVLTWDGSVAGFFIGMVIGVFGDVTWLLLLVFFLLSSFLATRYRFALKEALGVQEGSRGERRATNVLANGIAPMSVAAVSLVMPDNLPKVISGVIFLSALSVAGADTLASEIGVLSNRAYLITNRKPVPAGTDGGVSRLGQLCAIGAAAYTSAVGWVVLSVLARMYGVEATMPANPAYLVIPAVIGFLGCQLDSVIGATLEQRGLVNKKINNFISTSTGAIVAYAVLISLGPLPLA from the coding sequence ATGCCGATGGACTTCGCGTCCTCCGTCGCAATCAGCACCCTGCTGACCGGGGTCCTCAGTTCCCTCGCGTACTGGAAGCGCGTCCTGACGTGGGACGGCAGCGTCGCGGGGTTCTTCATCGGCATGGTCATCGGTGTCTTCGGCGATGTCACGTGGCTCCTCCTGCTGGTGTTCTTCCTCCTCTCGAGCTTCCTAGCGACCCGCTATCGATTCGCGCTGAAGGAGGCGCTCGGCGTCCAGGAGGGATCGCGCGGCGAGCGACGGGCGACGAACGTCCTGGCGAACGGCATCGCACCGATGTCCGTCGCCGCGGTGTCCCTCGTCATGCCGGATAACCTCCCGAAGGTCATCAGCGGTGTCATCTTCCTCTCGGCGCTGTCCGTGGCGGGGGCGGATACGCTCGCGAGCGAGATCGGCGTCCTGTCGAATCGCGCGTACCTGATCACGAATCGGAAGCCCGTGCCCGCGGGGACGGACGGCGGCGTATCGCGCCTCGGGCAACTGTGCGCGATCGGCGCCGCCGCGTACACCTCCGCCGTCGGATGGGTCGTGCTCTCCGTCCTCGCGCGCATGTACGGAGTCGAGGCGACGATGCCCGCCAATCCGGCGTACCTCGTCATCCCGGCGGTCATCGGGTTCCTCGGCTGTCAGCTCGATAGCGTGATCGGTGCGACGCTCGAGCAACGAGGCCTCGTGAACAAGAAGATCAACAACTTCATCTCGACCAGCACGGGCGCGATCGTCGCGTACGCCGTGCTGATCTCACTGGGTCCGCTTCCCCTGGCCTAG